Proteins encoded by one window of Candidatus Obscuribacter sp.:
- the rpsD gene encoding 30S ribosomal protein S4 translates to MKYLGSICKRVRAVGMTECSKVKGSRRQHPPGQHGADRKKKSDYAKHLMEKQKIRWTYNISEKQFYNTFQEAVRRKGVTGTILLQLLESRLDNVVFRSGLVGTRAQGRQLINHGHFLVNGKPVNIASYRLRPTDKVSVRDKSRSLVKTMQRGWLKPDWLNCDLERQEIEYVMIPERHQLDQTFEESLVIEFYSR, encoded by the coding sequence ATGAAATATCTCGGGTCCATTTGCAAGCGTGTGCGTGCCGTTGGCATGACCGAATGCAGTAAAGTCAAAGGCTCGAGGCGCCAACATCCTCCAGGTCAACACGGCGCCGACAGAAAGAAAAAGTCCGACTACGCGAAGCATCTGATGGAAAAGCAGAAAATTCGTTGGACTTACAACATTTCTGAAAAACAGTTCTATAACACCTTCCAAGAAGCTGTCCGTCGTAAAGGCGTAACCGGTACCATCCTGTTGCAACTTCTCGAATCCAGACTGGATAACGTAGTTTTCCGCAGTGGCCTCGTTGGCACCCGCGCTCAAGGTAGACAACTGATTAACCATGGTCACTTCCTTGTAAACGGCAAGCCAGTCAACATCGCTAGCTACCGCCTCAGGCCCACCGACAAAGTATCTGTCAGAGACAAGAGCCGTTCTCTCGTCAAGACAATGCAACGCGGCTGGCTCAAGCCCGATTGGCTAAATTGCGACCTCGAGCGCCAAGAAATAGAGTACGTGATGATCCCCGAGAGACACCAACTCGACCAGACCTTCGAAGAAAGTCTCGTTATCGAGTTCTACTCTCGTTAA
- a CDS encoding DUF4328 domain-containing protein, protein MPEKPNKTETPAYKSGKPLAIPIQILLALTCIGSVLIIFFDLGGVIATLPSNTQKPDSSSILEGAQLLIDTVEGIGAIAFLSCAVFFLVWIRRLRRNLQYFGINDLITKNWHCTWGFAIPILCLFKPYRAIQEIWRASSLTSLSERWQSHSGTALISWWWGFWLIMNATARISDKIKTVDAQGHIDIPAYTVYFTASAINEVLTFVAAVLAFIVVTKLTNKQEMMYKTLPAQNEVPE, encoded by the coding sequence ATGCCTGAAAAACCAAACAAAACCGAAACACCTGCGTATAAAAGCGGTAAACCACTGGCGATACCAATTCAGATTTTGCTGGCTCTAACATGCATAGGGTCGGTACTAATTATATTTTTTGACTTGGGCGGAGTCATAGCTACTTTGCCATCAAACACCCAAAAGCCTGATTCGTCATCAATCTTAGAGGGTGCACAACTACTGATTGACACAGTCGAGGGTATTGGTGCAATCGCCTTTCTTTCATGTGCTGTCTTCTTTCTCGTATGGATCCGCAGATTGAGACGCAATCTTCAATACTTTGGCATAAACGACTTAATCACAAAAAACTGGCATTGCACCTGGGGCTTTGCCATTCCAATCCTCTGCCTCTTCAAGCCCTACAGAGCAATCCAAGAGATTTGGCGAGCAAGTAGTCTTACCAGCTTGAGCGAGCGCTGGCAAAGTCACAGCGGCACTGCCCTAATCAGCTGGTGGTGGGGCTTTTGGCTCATTATGAATGCCACCGCGCGTATCAGCGACAAAATCAAAACGGTAGACGCTCAGGGACATATAGATATACCAGCTTATACCGTTTACTTTACGGCTTCGGCAATCAATGAGGTACTGACCTTTGTTGCGGCAGTACTGGCATTTATTGTTGTAACCAAGCTAACCAACAAGCAAGAAATGATGTACAAAACGCTGCCAGCGCAAAATGAAGTACCCGAATAA